One genomic window of Campylobacter curvus includes the following:
- a CDS encoding FtsW/RodA/SpoVE family cell cycle protein: protein MIKLDRRILTHFDFLQLFLIIPIIVLSYILVSEANEILANKQIIYFGVGFLAFCLSFLLPIRRIEWIIPMFYWVCIVLLLSVDLFGVSRLGARRWLEIPFVHFTLQPSEVMKPAFLLMLAYLIKRSPPGEDGYGLKDFLRLSFYILLPFALILKEPDLGTALILLLVGYTILFVIGVNKKIWICIFLAIGFCTPVLYENLHDYQKKRIYDFVSKEPSYHVKQSIIAIGSGGLKGKPKDEATQTHFKFLPIATSDFIFAYNIERFGFYGALGLLSFYGALIAHLLSLNYGLKNDFFTQVIATGIAALIFIYVGVNVSMTIGFAPVVGVPLPFFSYGGSSFVTFMVLFGILQNLLTFRFDPTYRSVKIKF, encoded by the coding sequence TTGATAAAACTTGATCGTCGTATTTTAACACATTTTGACTTTTTACAGCTTTTTTTGATAATCCCGATCATCGTATTGTCGTATATCTTAGTCTCCGAGGCCAACGAAATTTTAGCCAACAAGCAGATCATATATTTTGGTGTGGGTTTTTTAGCGTTTTGTCTGTCGTTTTTGCTGCCTATTCGTAGGATCGAGTGGATAATACCGATGTTTTATTGGGTTTGTATAGTGCTTTTGCTGAGTGTGGATCTGTTTGGAGTGAGCCGTCTGGGAGCTAGAAGATGGCTTGAAATCCCGTTCGTGCATTTTACGCTTCAGCCCTCCGAGGTCATGAAGCCGGCCTTTTTGCTGATGCTGGCATATCTGATAAAGCGCAGTCCTCCGGGCGAGGACGGATACGGACTAAAGGACTTTTTACGGCTTAGCTTTTACATACTTTTGCCGTTTGCTTTGATCCTTAAAGAGCCCGATCTTGGCACTGCGCTCATACTTTTACTCGTGGGCTACACGATACTTTTTGTCATCGGCGTGAATAAAAAAATTTGGATCTGTATATTTTTAGCCATCGGTTTTTGTACGCCGGTTTTGTATGAAAATTTACATGATTATCAAAAAAAGCGAATATATGACTTTGTCTCCAAAGAGCCAAGCTATCACGTCAAACAAAGCATCATCGCTATCGGAAGCGGCGGACTGAAGGGCAAGCCAAAAGACGAGGCGACTCAGACGCATTTTAAGTTTTTGCCGATCGCAACGAGCGATTTTATATTTGCTTACAATATCGAGCGTTTCGGATTTTACGGAGCGCTGGGGCTACTTAGCTTTTACGGCGCGTTGATAGCGCATCTGCTGAGCCTAAACTATGGGCTTAAAAACGACTTTTTCACGCAGGTCATCGCCACTGGTATCGCGGCGCTCATCTTTATATATGTGGGCGTGAATGTCTCGATGACTATCGGGTTCGCCCCCGTCGTCGGAGTGCCGCTGCCGTTTTTCAGCTACGGAGGCAGTAGCTTTGTCACGTTTATGGTACTTTTTGGAATTTTGCAGAATTTGCTGACTTTTAGGTTTGACCCGACCTATCGCTCGGTAAAGATAAAATTTTAA
- a CDS encoding RluA family pseudouridine synthase has product MVNFVQTQSSRLDVALASELKISRNQATNLIKNALVSVNSKPALKPSMQLNQNDEICVKFAPPKEKTNDYEVNFEIPIIYEDEDILVLNKPPQIVVHQAPSVKEATLVEWLNQKGFMLSNLNGDLRAGIVHRLDKGTSGAIVVAKNNAAHAALSAQLNDKSMGRIYLALTDLPLKQECIIDKPIGRSPSNRLKMGIVTNGRHAKSAFLNLAQTDEVNLIAAKLFTGRTHQIRAHLASINRHILGDNLYGFKSENDKIKRVMLHAYMLYFLHPRSGEKVEFIAQTWDDFNQIVYKKISKELFDEKICPKSLDAAFSGIDSWMRI; this is encoded by the coding sequence TTGGTTAATTTCGTCCAAACGCAAAGTTCGAGGCTTGACGTCGCGCTGGCAAGCGAGCTCAAAATTTCGCGCAATCAGGCTACAAATTTGATCAAAAACGCCCTTGTGAGCGTAAATTCAAAGCCTGCTTTAAAGCCCTCCATGCAGCTAAATCAAAATGATGAAATTTGCGTGAAATTTGCCCCGCCAAAGGAAAAAACGAACGATTATGAGGTAAATTTTGAAATTCCTATCATTTACGAGGACGAGGATATCTTGGTGCTCAATAAACCCCCTCAAATAGTCGTCCACCAAGCCCCAAGCGTCAAAGAGGCCACGCTCGTAGAATGGCTCAATCAAAAAGGCTTCATGCTCTCGAATCTAAACGGCGATCTGCGTGCGGGTATCGTTCATAGACTGGACAAGGGCACGAGCGGAGCGATAGTCGTCGCTAAAAACAACGCCGCACACGCAGCCTTGAGCGCTCAGCTAAACGATAAAAGCATGGGCAGGATCTACCTGGCGCTGACCGATCTGCCACTAAAGCAAGAGTGCATAATCGACAAGCCTATCGGCAGGAGCCCGTCAAATCGCCTAAAAATGGGTATAGTCACAAATGGACGCCACGCCAAAAGCGCCTTTTTAAATTTAGCGCAAACGGACGAGGTGAATTTGATAGCCGCAAAGCTTTTTACAGGGCGCACCCATCAGATAAGGGCACACCTAGCCAGCATAAATCGCCATATTTTGGGGGATAATTTATACGGATTTAAGAGCGAAAACGATAAAATCAAGCGAGTTATGCTCCATGCTTATATGCTTTATTTCCTCCATCCGCGAAGCGGCGAGAAGGTCGAATTTATCGCACAAACATGGGATGACTTTAACCAGATCGTATATAAAAAAATTTCCAAGGAGTTATTTGATGAGAAAATTTGTCCGAAGTCTCTTGACGCCGCTTTTAGCGGCATTGATAGCTGGATGCGCATCTAG
- a CDS encoding fibronectin type III domain-containing protein, whose product MRKFVRSLLTPLLAALIAGCASSVPTQQNPSLPTINSLKTISDMTEVAFEWSPTNDESVIGYYLYRSNPNEANSKMQIVANIKDRFATHYVDYNLAPETTYAYQMRSYSQNAISGPGVTVTATTKALLDSVPFAQAITGLPSRVKLVWRPHPDTRVASYIIERSDAGRNNWSKIAEVKGRLNAEYIDSDVKDGKGYEYRIFVKTTSGTVSKPSQNISATTKELP is encoded by the coding sequence ATGAGAAAATTTGTCCGAAGTCTCTTGACGCCGCTTTTAGCGGCATTGATAGCTGGATGCGCATCTAGCGTTCCGACTCAGCAAAACCCGTCCCTACCGACTATCAATAGCCTAAAAACCATATCCGACATGACCGAAGTAGCCTTTGAATGGAGTCCGACAAACGACGAGAGCGTCATCGGATACTATCTTTACCGCTCAAATCCAAACGAGGCGAATTCCAAAATGCAGATCGTAGCAAACATCAAAGATCGCTTTGCGACACACTATGTAGATTACAACCTAGCCCCGGAGACTACATATGCATATCAGATGAGAAGCTATTCGCAAAATGCCATCTCGGGCCCGGGCGTGACCGTCACCGCGACCACAAAGGCCCTACTAGACTCAGTCCCCTTCGCGCAGGCCATCACGGGACTTCCTTCAAGAGTCAAGCTAGTCTGGCGTCCGCATCCTGACACACGCGTCGCCAGCTACATCATAGAAAGAAGCGACGCAGGCAGGAACAACTGGAGCAAGATCGCAGAGGTCAAGGGCAGACTAAACGCCGAATACATTGATAGCGACGTAAAAGACGGCAAAGGGTATGAATATAGAATTTTCGTCAAAACCACATCCGGCACTGTCTCAAAACCTAGCCAAAACATAAGCGCGACCACAAAGGAGTTACCCTAG
- a CDS encoding fibronectin type III domain-containing protein yields the protein MTNLQATTTAPKKIVITWDSAVGEDFSHYNVYRTMSKILPYTYLAKTTSNSYEDLLNSNGTQRYYKVTVVDKDGLESLKQDEPVLGQTLAAPAAPTFTSASFDGSGANLSWNGVERATSYTLYREGGSERTINGIIGTSYTDTSVQPGATYTYQIIAVDEFGIGSDKSAKVEISIK from the coding sequence GTGACGAATTTACAGGCCACTACGACAGCGCCAAAAAAGATCGTCATCACTTGGGACAGCGCGGTAGGCGAGGATTTCTCGCACTACAACGTATATAGGACGATGAGTAAAATTTTGCCCTACACCTATCTGGCCAAGACCACGAGCAACTCATACGAGGATCTGCTGAATTCAAACGGTACGCAAAGATACTATAAGGTCACGGTCGTCGATAAAGACGGCCTTGAAAGCCTAAAGCAAGACGAACCGGTCCTTGGTCAGACGCTAGCCGCCCCTGCGGCTCCGACATTTACTTCGGCTTCGTTTGATGGTAGCGGTGCAAATTTAAGCTGGAACGGCGTAGAGCGCGCGACCTCATACACGCTTTATAGAGAGGGCGGCAGCGAGCGCACGATAAACGGTATCATCGGCACAAGCTACACCGATACCAGCGTGCAGCCGGGCGCTACCTACACCTATCAAATAATCGCAGTCGATGAATTTGGCATCGGCTCGGACAAATCGGCCAAAGTGGAAATAAGCATCAAATAA